A window from Streptomyces subrutilus encodes these proteins:
- a CDS encoding helix-turn-helix domain-containing protein: protein MAFQHPSAPPRAASRLTAGTPRSGVVHVNVRHADHYTVVGNHLAQHRVLSLVALGLALHIQSLPAGAGVGVKRLCERFPEGEVRIAAGLREPEAHGYLERSRVRLPSGRVVTRTVSYNRPRTVPAVPAVPTTPSTAPPDPSPAAPGSAPGPVGPGVAGCRGRTRTRTRTRSRTRTRGPGTRRPGRARAAGPAGRPPDPFQTCDGCERAFRAPAPGRCRDGPAGPERSAA from the coding sequence ATGGCTTTCCAGCACCCCAGCGCGCCCCCGCGCGCCGCGTCCCGGCTTACGGCCGGGACCCCCCGATCCGGTGTCGTCCACGTCAACGTGCGGCACGCCGACCACTACACCGTGGTCGGCAACCACCTCGCCCAGCACCGGGTGTTGTCCCTGGTCGCCCTAGGCCTCGCCCTCCACATCCAGTCGCTCCCGGCCGGCGCCGGGGTCGGCGTCAAGCGGCTCTGCGAGCGGTTCCCCGAGGGCGAGGTGCGGATCGCCGCCGGTCTGCGGGAGCCGGAGGCGCACGGGTACCTGGAGCGCAGCCGCGTACGACTGCCCTCCGGGCGGGTCGTCACCCGTACGGTGTCCTACAACCGGCCGCGCACCGTGCCCGCCGTGCCCGCCGTGCCCACGACGCCCTCGACCGCGCCCCCGGACCCTTCCCCGGCGGCGCCCGGCAGTGCTCCCGGCCCCGTCGGCCCCGGAGTCGCCGGGTGCCGTGGCCGTACCCGTACCCGTACCCGTACCCGTTCCCGTACCCGTACCCGTGGCCCCGGTACCCGCCGTCCCGGACGGGCCCGTGCGGCCGGGCCCGCCGGACGGCCGCCGGACCCCTTCCAGACCTGCGACGGCTGCGAGCGGGCCTTCCGCGCACCCGCGCCCGGCCGGTGCCGGGACGGTCCGGCCGGACCGGAGCGGAGCGCCGCCTGA
- a CDS encoding ATP-binding protein: MNSQIRISAPRFAAQLPATPRGARLARRLVVGQLDAWGVAAEGAAVVVAELAANAVTHGRVPGRDFRIVLVLAGGVLRIEVADARADRIPGARDAAGDDEGGRGLLLVAAVADRWGVDRGLPPGKTVWAELRVDGGPGGPGAGRVVGGRDAVGGDVPGVQGTGKNPPTPPHRPRVTHTGELLQLGWIRRGLPGACSARNVSA, from the coding sequence GTGAACAGTCAAATCCGTATCTCCGCACCCCGGTTCGCCGCCCAACTGCCCGCCACGCCGCGCGGCGCCCGGCTGGCCCGGCGGCTCGTCGTCGGACAGCTCGACGCATGGGGGGTGGCCGCGGAGGGGGCGGCCGTGGTCGTGGCCGAGCTGGCCGCGAACGCCGTGACCCACGGGCGCGTCCCCGGCCGGGACTTCCGGATCGTGCTCGTCCTCGCCGGTGGCGTGCTGCGCATCGAGGTGGCCGACGCCCGCGCGGACCGGATCCCGGGGGCCCGCGACGCGGCCGGGGACGACGAGGGCGGGCGGGGGCTGCTGCTGGTGGCGGCGGTCGCCGACCGCTGGGGCGTGGACCGGGGGCTGCCGCCCGGCAAGACCGTGTGGGCGGAGCTGCGGGTGGACGGAGGGCCGGGAGGGCCGGGGGCGGGCCGGGTCGTGGGCGGCCGGGACGCGGTGGGGGGCGACGTCCCAGGCGTTCAAGGAACGGGGAAAAACCCACCCACCCCACCCCACCGGCCCCGCGTAACTCACACGGGTGAATTGCTCCAACTCGGCTGGATTCGCCGCGGGTTGCCGGGCGCATGCTCGGCCCGAAACGTCAGCGCATGA
- a CDS encoding helix-turn-helix domain-containing protein, whose product MGVDKGDTEDAGWDVDPEDEQGAAVLAALGRQLRAWRESAGLRSADFGTAIGYGEDLVRKIEAGKRIPRPEYLDKADEVLRAGGRIAAMKADVEPIRYPKKVRDLAKLEARAVEVGVYSTHVVHGLLQISDHARALFEMRQPSYTQDEIERYTAARMARQSLFTRSPAPAISFVHEASALRRPIGGTAVWRRQLEHLLEVGRLRNVSLQVMPNSCETHAGMDGGIEILKFGDGTAVGRSEGAFNGRPVSDPKRLRILELRYGIIRAEALTPRESRDFIEELLGET is encoded by the coding sequence ATGGGTGTGGACAAGGGCGACACGGAAGACGCGGGCTGGGACGTGGACCCCGAGGACGAACAGGGCGCGGCGGTCCTGGCCGCCCTCGGCCGCCAGCTGCGGGCCTGGCGCGAGTCGGCGGGCCTGCGGTCCGCCGACTTCGGCACGGCGATCGGCTACGGCGAGGATCTGGTCCGCAAGATCGAAGCGGGCAAGCGCATCCCGCGCCCCGAGTACCTGGACAAGGCGGACGAGGTACTGCGGGCGGGCGGCCGGATCGCCGCGATGAAGGCGGACGTGGAGCCCATCCGCTACCCGAAGAAGGTGCGGGACCTGGCGAAGCTGGAGGCGCGGGCGGTGGAAGTCGGCGTCTACAGCACGCACGTCGTGCACGGCCTGCTCCAGATCTCCGACCACGCGCGGGCCCTCTTCGAGATGCGGCAGCCCTCGTACACACAGGACGAGATCGAGCGGTACACGGCCGCTCGAATGGCTCGACAGTCCCTCTTCACCCGGTCTCCCGCACCGGCGATCAGCTTCGTACACGAGGCCTCCGCCCTGCGTAGGCCCATCGGTGGCACGGCGGTGTGGCGCCGGCAGTTGGAACACCTGCTGGAGGTCGGCCGGTTGCGCAACGTCTCCCTCCAGGTCATGCCGAACAGTTGTGAGACCCACGCCGGCATGGACGGCGGCATCGAGATCCTGAAGTTCGGAGACGGCACGGCCGTGGGACGGTCGGAAGGGGCCTTCAACGGCCGTCCGGTCTCGGACCCGAAGCGACTCCGGATCCTCGAACTTCGCTATGGCATCATCCGAGCGGAGGCTCTTACGCCGCGGGAATCGCGGGACTTCATCGAGGAACTGCTGGGAGAGACATGA
- a CDS encoding DUF397 domain-containing protein, giving the protein MIGYPELDWFKSSYSSGSEGDSCVEVAHAPGQVRVRDSKDTALPHLTVTPTAWTGFVTYASAR; this is encoded by the coding sequence ATGATCGGCTATCCCGAGCTGGACTGGTTCAAGAGCAGCTACAGCAGCGGCAGTGAAGGCGACTCCTGCGTCGAGGTGGCGCACGCCCCCGGCCAGGTCCGTGTCCGCGACTCGAAGGACACCGCGCTCCCCCACCTCACCGTCACCCCCACCGCCTGGACCGGCTTCGTCACATACGCCTCGGCGCGCTGA
- a CDS encoding dicarboxylate/amino acid:cation symporter: MSVSATPQAQAPAKASFKFPFWAQIIAGLALGVLFGWIARSQDVSWLATTLEKVGDIFIQLLKLAIAPLVFFAILVSITNLRKVNNAARLASRTLLWFMITSLIAVGIGIAIGLLTDPGSGTGLTAADGKEPKRTGSWIDFLTGIVPTDIVTPFTELKVLQIVFLAVVAGIAALQLGGKAKPVLDLAESVLELLQKALWWVIRLAPIGTIGLIGTAIATYGWDLIGKYATFTADVYIGCAIVMFGVYPLLLATVAKVSPVQFFKGAWPAIQLAFVSRSSVGTMPVTQKVTERLGVPKEYASFAVPFGATTKMDGCAAIYPALAAIFIAQIFDVQLGIKEYLLIVFVSVIGSAATAGLTGATVMLTLTLSTLGLPLAGVGLLMAIDPILDMMRTATNVAGQALVPVIVSAREGILDKEAYATASASPLDDEPAAPAETAPQEKVPVPA, from the coding sequence GTGTCCGTGTCCGCGACCCCCCAGGCCCAGGCCCCCGCCAAAGCCTCCTTCAAGTTCCCCTTCTGGGCCCAGATCATCGCCGGTCTCGCCCTCGGCGTCCTCTTCGGATGGATAGCCCGCAGCCAGGACGTCAGCTGGCTCGCCACCACCCTGGAGAAGGTCGGCGACATCTTCATCCAGCTGCTCAAGCTGGCCATCGCCCCGCTCGTCTTCTTCGCCATCCTGGTGTCGATCACCAACCTGCGGAAGGTGAACAACGCCGCCCGGCTCGCCTCCCGCACGCTGCTCTGGTTCATGATCACCTCGCTGATCGCGGTCGGCATCGGCATCGCGATCGGCCTGCTGACCGACCCGGGCTCGGGCACCGGCCTCACCGCCGCCGACGGCAAGGAGCCGAAGCGCACGGGCAGCTGGATCGACTTCCTGACCGGCATCGTGCCGACGGACATCGTCACGCCGTTCACCGAGCTCAAGGTCCTCCAGATCGTCTTCCTGGCCGTCGTCGCCGGCATCGCGGCCCTCCAGCTCGGCGGCAAGGCCAAGCCGGTCCTGGACCTCGCCGAGTCCGTCCTGGAGCTGCTCCAGAAGGCCCTGTGGTGGGTCATCCGCCTCGCCCCGATCGGCACCATCGGCCTCATCGGCACCGCCATCGCCACCTACGGCTGGGATCTGATCGGCAAGTACGCCACCTTCACCGCCGACGTCTACATCGGCTGCGCGATCGTGATGTTCGGCGTCTACCCGCTGCTCCTCGCCACCGTCGCGAAGGTCAGCCCGGTCCAGTTCTTCAAGGGCGCCTGGCCGGCCATCCAGCTGGCCTTCGTCTCCCGCTCCTCGGTCGGCACCATGCCGGTCACCCAGAAGGTCACCGAGCGCCTCGGCGTCCCGAAGGAGTACGCCTCCTTCGCCGTCCCGTTCGGCGCCACCACCAAGATGGACGGCTGCGCCGCGATCTACCCGGCGCTCGCCGCGATCTTCATCGCGCAGATCTTCGACGTGCAGCTCGGCATCAAGGAGTACCTGCTCATCGTCTTCGTCTCGGTCATCGGCTCCGCCGCGACGGCCGGCCTGACGGGCGCGACGGTCATGCTGACCCTCACCCTCTCCACGCTGGGCCTGCCGCTGGCCGGCGTCGGCCTGCTGATGGCGATCGACCCGATCCTCGACATGATGCGCACCGCCACCAACGTGGCCGGCCAGGCGCTGGTCCCGGTCATCGTGTCGGCCCGCGAGGGCATCCTCGACAAGGAGGCCTACGCCACCGCCTCGGCCTCCCCGCTCGACGACGAGCCCGCGGCCCCGGCGGAGACCGCCCCGCAGGAGAAGGTCCCGGTCCCGGCCTGA
- a CDS encoding DUF4229 domain-containing protein translates to MQDDEREGVTVSLKPSATIRYTAMRLGIFVGCLVVVAGLVRLGWVPSSIGDANFAWIVLLALVLSAPLSFVLLRKQRDQMSEQISGRVAGAKEKLASNRSQEDLADDAARVNS, encoded by the coding sequence ATGCAGGACGACGAGAGAGAAGGGGTCACCGTGTCCCTCAAGCCGAGCGCGACGATCCGCTACACCGCGATGCGCCTGGGCATCTTCGTCGGATGCCTGGTCGTCGTCGCGGGCCTGGTCCGGCTCGGGTGGGTGCCCTCCTCCATCGGGGACGCCAACTTCGCCTGGATCGTGCTGCTGGCCCTGGTCCTCTCCGCCCCGCTCTCCTTCGTCCTGCTGCGCAAGCAGCGCGACCAGATGTCCGAGCAGATTTCCGGACGCGTCGCGGGTGCGAAGGAGAAGCTCGCCTCGAACCGCAGCCAGGAGGACCTGGCGGACGACGCTGCGCGCGTGAACTCCTAG
- a CDS encoding GNAT family N-acetyltransferase: MTLTFTFDPVVDPALRDGVLELWADVTNAGGAVGFVAPVTADDIRPALIGQLTAVADGGTRLLVGHDADGRVAATAFLTHNTHRLQRHWVWAYTVMVHPGLQGRGYGRDLMAAVEAAARTLDGIDAIRLGCRGGHGLERFYEACGYKEVGRVPQAIRVAPGDDRDDITMLLPLH, translated from the coding sequence ATGACCCTTACTTTCACGTTCGATCCGGTCGTCGACCCGGCCCTGCGCGACGGCGTCCTGGAGCTGTGGGCCGACGTCACCAACGCGGGCGGGGCCGTCGGCTTCGTGGCGCCGGTCACCGCCGACGACATCCGCCCGGCCCTGATCGGACAGCTCACCGCGGTCGCCGACGGAGGCACCCGGCTGCTGGTCGGGCACGACGCGGACGGCAGGGTCGCCGCCACCGCCTTCCTCACCCACAACACCCACCGGCTCCAGCGGCACTGGGTGTGGGCGTACACGGTGATGGTCCACCCGGGCCTCCAGGGCCGCGGGTACGGCCGCGACCTGATGGCCGCGGTCGAGGCGGCCGCCCGGACCCTCGACGGCATCGACGCGATCCGCCTCGGCTGCCGCGGCGGCCACGGCCTGGAGCGCTTCTACGAGGCCTGCGGCTACAAGGAGGTCGGCCGCGTCCCCCAGGCCATCCGCGTGGCCCCGGGCGACGACCGCGACGACATCACGATGCTGCTGCCGCTGCACTGA
- the mqnE gene encoding aminofutalosine synthase MqnE, producing MDAGLKRELEEKVRSGERLTREDGIALYGSDDLAWLGGLAHEVRTRKNGDVVHFNVNRHLNMTNVCTASCAYCSFQRKPGEKDAYTMRIEEAVRLAKAMENENLTELHIVNGLHPNLPWRYYPRSLSELKKALPNVSLKAFTATEIHHFETISGMSASDILDELIEAGLESLTGGGAEIFDWEVRQHIVDHRTHWEDWSRIHRLAHEKGLKTPSTMLYGHIEEPRHRVDHVLRLRELQDETGGFQVFIPLRYQHDFVDMQDGKVRNKLQARTTMATGAEALKTFAVSRLLFDNVPHVKVFWVMHGVQTAQLALQHGADDMDGSVVEYKITHDADNYGTPNKLGREDLLELIREAGFRPVERNTRYEIIREYPGPVEGLRETPQAMRV from the coding sequence ATGGACGCTGGGCTCAAGCGCGAGCTGGAGGAGAAGGTCCGCTCCGGCGAGCGGCTGACGCGTGAGGACGGCATCGCCCTCTACGGGTCGGACGACCTGGCCTGGCTCGGCGGCCTCGCCCACGAGGTGCGGACGCGCAAGAACGGCGACGTCGTCCACTTCAACGTCAACCGCCACCTCAACATGACGAACGTGTGCACCGCGTCGTGCGCGTACTGCTCGTTCCAGCGCAAGCCGGGCGAGAAGGACGCGTACACGATGCGCATCGAGGAGGCCGTGCGCCTGGCGAAGGCCATGGAGAACGAGAACCTCACCGAGCTGCACATCGTCAACGGCCTGCACCCGAACCTGCCGTGGCGCTACTACCCGCGCTCGCTCTCCGAGCTGAAGAAGGCGCTGCCGAACGTCTCGCTGAAGGCGTTCACGGCCACCGAGATCCACCACTTCGAGACGATCTCGGGCATGTCGGCCTCCGACATCCTCGACGAGCTGATCGAGGCCGGTCTGGAGTCGCTGACCGGCGGTGGCGCGGAGATCTTCGACTGGGAGGTCCGCCAGCACATCGTCGACCACCGCACCCACTGGGAAGACTGGTCGCGCATCCACCGGCTCGCGCACGAGAAGGGTCTCAAGACCCCCTCGACCATGCTGTACGGGCACATCGAGGAGCCGCGCCACCGCGTGGACCACGTGCTGCGGCTGCGCGAGCTCCAGGACGAGACCGGCGGTTTCCAGGTCTTCATCCCGCTGCGCTACCAGCACGACTTCGTGGACATGCAGGACGGCAAGGTGCGCAACAAGCTCCAGGCGCGCACCACGATGGCCACGGGCGCGGAGGCGCTCAAGACCTTCGCGGTCTCCCGGCTGCTCTTCGACAACGTGCCGCACGTCAAGGTCTTCTGGGTGATGCACGGCGTGCAGACCGCCCAGCTGGCCCTTCAGCACGGCGCGGACGACATGGACGGCTCGGTCGTCGAGTACAAGATCACGCACGACGCGGACAACTACGGCACCCCGAACAAGCTGGGCCGCGAGGACCTGCTGGAGCTGATCCGGGAAGCCGGCTTCCGCCCGGTGGAGCGCAACACGCGCTACGAGATCATCCGCGAGTACCCCGGTCCGGTCGAGGGCCTGCGCGAGACCCCGCAGGCGATGCGGGTCTGA
- a CDS encoding Lrp/AsnC family transcriptional regulator: MDTVDRQLIQALRENGRASYAELGRLVGLSGPSVTDRINRLESAGVITGYRATVDSASLGLGVTALIGISLSDAADHEDVARRLRDLAEIEDCWFIAGDDSFMLKVRANDVDGLEKIIRRLSGTKGVSRTRTTIVLSTKWENRVGELPEEV, encoded by the coding sequence ATGGACACGGTGGACAGGCAGCTCATTCAGGCACTTCGCGAGAACGGTCGTGCCTCGTACGCGGAGCTGGGCCGTCTCGTGGGCCTCTCCGGCCCCAGCGTCACCGACCGCATCAACCGGCTGGAGAGCGCCGGTGTGATCACCGGGTACCGCGCGACCGTGGACTCGGCCTCGCTCGGCCTCGGCGTCACGGCGCTGATCGGGATCTCGCTCTCCGACGCCGCCGACCACGAGGACGTGGCCCGCCGGCTGCGCGACCTCGCCGAGATCGAGGACTGCTGGTTCATCGCCGGGGACGACTCCTTCATGCTCAAGGTGCGCGCCAACGACGTGGACGGCCTGGAGAAGATCATCCGCAGGCTCTCGGGCACCAAGGGCGTCTCGCGCACCCGCACCACCATCGTGCTCTCCACCAAGTGGGAGAACCGGGTCGGGGAACTGCCGGAGGAAGTCTGA
- a CDS encoding UbiX family flavin prenyltransferase: MTERKRTPWVVGVSGASGTPYAAAVIRGLLAAGEDLDLVVSRASRLTLLDETGIAFRDAHWREDLAQWLARGADGKPGTFRDVPLDGVRYWGAGDLAAGPSSGSYPAKGMLIVPASTACVAGVALGLSKDLLQRVASVTLKERRRLVVAVRETPLNGQTLRHLVALDEAGAVVLPASPAFYAGATHIQDLVDFVAGRVLDAAGVPHGLYRRWEGELGGSRPRDQA, from the coding sequence ATGACTGAGCGCAAGCGCACCCCGTGGGTGGTCGGGGTTTCCGGCGCGTCCGGAACGCCCTACGCGGCGGCGGTGATCCGCGGGCTGCTCGCGGCGGGGGAGGACCTCGACCTGGTGGTGAGCCGGGCGTCGCGGCTGACGCTGCTGGACGAGACCGGCATCGCCTTCCGCGACGCGCACTGGCGCGAGGACCTCGCGCAGTGGCTGGCGCGGGGGGCCGACGGCAAGCCGGGCACCTTCCGGGACGTGCCGCTGGACGGGGTGCGGTACTGGGGCGCGGGGGACCTGGCGGCCGGGCCGAGCTCGGGCTCGTACCCCGCGAAGGGGATGCTGATCGTGCCCGCTTCCACGGCGTGCGTGGCGGGGGTGGCGCTGGGGCTGTCGAAGGACCTGCTGCAGCGGGTGGCGAGCGTGACGCTCAAGGAGCGGCGCCGGCTGGTGGTCGCGGTGCGGGAGACCCCGCTGAACGGGCAGACGCTCCGGCACCTGGTGGCGCTGGACGAGGCGGGCGCGGTCGTGCTGCCCGCCTCTCCGGCGTTCTACGCGGGTGCGACGCACATCCAGGACCTGGTGGACTTCGTCGCGGGGCGGGTGCTCGACGCGGCGGGGGTGCCGCACGGTCTGTACCGCCGGTGGGAGGGGGAGCTCGGTGGCTCCCGCCCCCGGGACCAGGCCTAG
- the mqnP gene encoding menaquinone biosynthesis prenyltransferase MqnP, with protein sequence MATADGVVGPGPAPEATGRVKAFLRLVMIEHSVFALPFAYIAALTAMFQLDRTMHWGTLLLVTVCMVGLRTFAMAANRIIDREIDARNPRTAGRELVTGAVSVRSAWTGAGIALAVFLGSAALLNPLCLALAPVAVIPMVVYPYGKRFTNFPHAILGLAQAIGPVGAWLAVTGEWSWDAVILGLAVGVWIGGFDLIFACQDVAADRAEGVKSVPARFGVPAALWGARGAHAVTTALLAWYAVATDAGVLFWSGLVVVAGAFLYEHTIVKPHDLSRLNRAFFTVNGFIGIALFVCALLDLAVRGLTF encoded by the coding sequence ATGGCCACCGCCGACGGGGTGGTCGGCCCCGGGCCGGCGCCCGAGGCCACCGGCCGGGTCAAGGCGTTCCTGCGGCTCGTGATGATCGAGCACTCGGTGTTCGCGCTGCCCTTCGCCTACATCGCGGCCCTCACCGCCATGTTCCAGCTCGACCGGACCATGCACTGGGGCACGCTGCTGCTCGTCACCGTCTGCATGGTGGGGCTGCGGACCTTCGCGATGGCCGCCAACCGGATCATCGACCGCGAGATCGACGCCCGCAACCCGCGCACCGCGGGCCGCGAGCTGGTCACCGGCGCGGTGTCGGTGCGGTCCGCGTGGACCGGGGCCGGGATCGCGCTCGCGGTGTTCCTGGGCTCGGCGGCCCTGCTCAACCCGCTCTGCCTGGCGCTGGCGCCCGTCGCGGTGATCCCGATGGTGGTCTACCCGTACGGCAAGCGCTTCACGAACTTCCCGCACGCCATCCTCGGCCTGGCCCAGGCGATCGGACCGGTCGGGGCCTGGCTGGCCGTCACCGGCGAGTGGTCGTGGGACGCGGTCATCCTGGGGCTCGCGGTCGGCGTGTGGATCGGCGGCTTCGACCTGATCTTCGCCTGCCAGGACGTGGCGGCCGACCGGGCCGAGGGCGTCAAGTCCGTCCCGGCCCGCTTCGGCGTGCCGGCGGCCCTGTGGGGCGCGCGCGGTGCGCACGCGGTGACCACGGCGCTGCTCGCCTGGTACGCGGTCGCGACGGACGCGGGCGTGCTGTTCTGGTCCGGTCTGGTGGTCGTCGCCGGGGCCTTCCTCTACGAGCACACCATCGTCAAGCCGCACGACCTCTCCCGCCTGAACCGGGCCTTCTTCACGGTCAACGGCTTCATCGGCATCGCCCTCTTCGTGTGCGCCCTGCTGGACCTCGCGGTGCGCGGCCTGACCTTCTAG
- a CDS encoding menaquinone biosynthesis decarboxylase: protein MAYDDLRSLLRALEREGDLKRIKAEVDPYLEVGEIVDRVNKAGGPALLFENVKGSAMPLAMNVFGTDRRLLKALGLKSYAEISEKIGGLLKPELPQGFIGVREAFGKLGSMVHVPPKKIKGEAPVQEVVLTGDDVDLDLLPALFTWPKDGGSFFNLGLTHTKHPETGVRNLGLYRLQRHDKRTIGMHWQIHKDSRNHYAVAAKRGERLPVAIAFGCPPAVTYASTAPLPGDIDEYLFAGFVAGKRIEMVDCKTVPLQVPAHAEVVIEGWLEPGETLPEGPFGDHTGFYTPQEPFPALTIDCVTMRKRPMLQSIVVGRPPTEDGPLGRATERFFLPLLKIIVPDIVDYHLPESGGFHNCAIVSIDKKYPKHAQKVMHAIWGAHMMSLTKLIIVVDSDCDVHDLHEVSWRALGNTDYSRDLTIVEGPVDHLDHASYQQFWGGKAGIDATKKLPEEGYTRDGGWPDMVESDPSTAALVDRRWKEYGL from the coding sequence ATGGCTTACGACGATCTCCGCTCGCTGCTCCGGGCTCTGGAGCGGGAGGGCGACCTCAAGCGCATCAAGGCCGAAGTCGACCCGTACCTGGAAGTCGGGGAGATCGTCGACAGAGTGAACAAGGCGGGCGGTCCCGCGCTGCTCTTCGAGAACGTCAAGGGCTCGGCGATGCCGCTGGCCATGAACGTCTTCGGGACCGACCGCCGGCTGCTCAAGGCCCTCGGCCTGAAGTCCTACGCGGAGATCAGCGAGAAGATCGGCGGCCTGCTCAAGCCCGAGCTCCCGCAGGGCTTCATCGGGGTCCGCGAGGCCTTCGGCAAGCTGGGCTCGATGGTCCACGTGCCGCCGAAGAAGATCAAGGGCGAGGCCCCCGTCCAGGAGGTCGTCCTCACCGGGGACGACGTGGACCTGGACCTGCTGCCGGCCCTCTTCACCTGGCCCAAGGACGGCGGCTCGTTCTTCAACCTCGGCCTGACGCACACCAAGCACCCGGAGACGGGCGTGCGCAACCTCGGCCTGTACCGCCTCCAGCGCCACGACAAGCGCACCATCGGCATGCACTGGCAGATCCACAAGGACAGCCGCAACCACTACGCGGTCGCCGCCAAGCGCGGCGAGCGGCTGCCGGTCGCCATCGCCTTCGGCTGCCCGCCCGCCGTGACGTACGCCTCGACCGCCCCGCTGCCGGGCGACATCGACGAGTACCTCTTCGCCGGCTTCGTCGCGGGCAAGCGGATCGAGATGGTCGACTGCAAGACCGTCCCGCTCCAGGTGCCCGCGCACGCGGAGGTCGTCATCGAGGGCTGGCTGGAGCCGGGCGAGACGCTCCCGGAGGGCCCCTTCGGCGACCACACCGGCTTCTACACCCCGCAGGAGCCCTTCCCGGCCCTGACCATCGACTGCGTCACGATGCGCAAGCGCCCGATGCTCCAGTCGATCGTGGTGGGCCGGCCGCCGACCGAGGACGGCCCGCTGGGCCGCGCCACGGAGCGGTTCTTCCTGCCGCTCCTGAAGATCATCGTGCCGGACATCGTGGACTACCACCTGCCGGAGTCGGGCGGCTTCCACAACTGCGCGATCGTCTCGATCGACAAGAAGTACCCGAAGCACGCGCAGAAGGTCATGCACGCCATCTGGGGCGCGCACATGATGTCGCTGACCAAGCTGATCATCGTGGTGGACTCCGACTGCGACGTCCACGACCTGCACGAGGTGTCCTGGCGCGCGCTGGGCAACACCGACTACTCCCGGGACCTGACGATCGTCGAGGGCCCGGTGGACCACCTGGACCACGCCTCCTACCAGCAGTTCTGGGGCGGCAAGGCGGGCATCGACGCCACGAAGAAGCTGCCGGAGGAGGGTTACACCCGGGACGGCGGCTGGCCGGACATGGTGGAGTCCGACCCGTCGACGGCGGCCCTGGTGGACCGCCGCTGGAAGGAGTACGGCCTGTGA
- a CDS encoding PLD nuclease N-terminal domain-containing protein, with translation MLRYLPFLLILALTIYAFIDCLNTPEEEVKHLPKVVWVIIILLFSIVGPVVWLFAGRKRSAAGGGFGGGRARRTQWVAPDDNPEFLKSLRDEQAEKDREQEKDGDRDRDRDKDKD, from the coding sequence GTGTTGCGCTATCTGCCGTTCCTGCTGATCCTCGCGCTGACCATCTACGCCTTCATCGACTGCCTGAACACGCCGGAGGAAGAGGTCAAGCACCTCCCCAAGGTGGTCTGGGTGATCATCATCCTGCTCTTCTCCATCGTCGGCCCGGTGGTGTGGCTGTTCGCGGGCAGGAAGCGGTCCGCGGCCGGCGGCGGGTTCGGCGGCGGGCGCGCCCGCCGCACGCAGTGGGTGGCGCCCGACGACAATCCGGAGTTCCTGAAGTCGCTGCGCGACGAGCAGGCGGAGAAGGACCGGGAGCAGGAGAAGGACGGCGACCGGGACCGCGACCGCGACAAGGACAAGGACTAG
- a CDS encoding TetR/AcrR family transcriptional regulator, with amino-acid sequence MARAPLPERRRQLTEAAIRVMERDGVARATTRSISAEAGVSLSVFHYCFDSKQALFESVIAVITDHYVTVVKEAIRPRPTLRETVRAGFQAYWDHVRAHPGEHMLTYELTQYALRQPGFGHLARRQYELYGETYAELIEQLRRTAPFELGVPVPVLARYLAALTDGFTLSLLVLGDDPGPAEALPIVEALTDLVTDHVVGHITGRPARPGGARGGPPLPPPAPPVSPSWSWS; translated from the coding sequence ATGGCGCGCGCACCGCTGCCCGAGCGGCGCCGGCAGCTGACGGAGGCGGCGATCCGGGTGATGGAGCGGGACGGGGTCGCCCGCGCGACCACCCGGTCGATCTCCGCGGAGGCGGGCGTGTCGCTGAGCGTCTTCCACTACTGCTTCGATTCGAAGCAGGCCCTGTTCGAGTCCGTCATCGCCGTGATCACCGACCACTACGTCACCGTGGTCAAGGAGGCGATCCGGCCCCGGCCCACCCTGCGCGAGACCGTCCGGGCCGGGTTCCAGGCCTACTGGGACCACGTACGGGCCCACCCGGGGGAGCACATGCTCACCTATGAGCTCACCCAGTACGCCCTGCGCCAGCCGGGCTTCGGCCACCTGGCCCGCCGCCAGTACGAGCTGTACGGGGAGACCTACGCCGAGCTGATCGAGCAGCTGCGCCGCACCGCGCCCTTCGAGCTCGGCGTTCCCGTCCCGGTGCTGGCCCGCTACCTGGCGGCCCTGACGGACGGGTTCACCCTGAGCCTGCTCGTGCTGGGCGACGACCCGGGACCGGCCGAGGCCCTGCCGATCGTCGAAGCGCTCACCGACCTGGTCACGGACCACGTCGTCGGCCACATCACGGGACGTCCCGCCCGGCCGGGCGGCGCGCGGGGCGGGCCGCCGCTGCCGCCCCCGGCCCCGCCGGTGTCCCCGTCCTGGTCCTGGTCCTAG